Proteins from a genomic interval of Rattus norvegicus strain BN/NHsdMcwi chromosome 2, GRCr8, whole genome shotgun sequence:
- the Ssx2ip gene encoding afadin- and alpha-actinin-binding protein: MGDWMTVTDPVLCTENKNLSQYTSETKMSPSSLYSQQVLCSATPLSKNVHGVFSAFCTGENIEQSISYLDQELTTFGFPSLYEESKSKEAKRELSIVALLNCMNELLVLQRKNLLAQESVETQNLKLGSDMDHLQSCYAKLKEQLEASRREMISLQERDRQLQCKNRNLHQLLKNEKEEVQKLQNIIASRATQYNHDVKRKEREYNKLKERLHQLVMNKKDKNIAMDVLNYVGRVDGKRGSWRTDKTEARNEDEMYKILLNDYEYRQKQILLENAELKKVLQQMKKEMISLLSPQKKKPRERAEDSTGTVVISDVEDDAGELSRDGVWSLSCDTVREQLTNSIRKQWRILKSHVEKLDNQASKVHSEGFHEEDVISRQDHEQETEKLELEIERCKEMIKAQQQLLQQQLATACDDDTTSLLRDCYLLEEKERLKEEWSLFKEQKKNFERERRSFTEAAIRLGLERKAFEEERASWVKQQFLNMTTFDHQNSENVKLFSAFSGSSDPDNLIVHPRPRQKKPHSVANGVPACTSKLAKSLPTSPSDFCPSRSCVSEHSPVSALTVTPEETKPNEVGRESTDQKWSVVSRPSSREGCYGGCSSAYTSSHVERDDLP, from the exons ATGGGAGATTGGATGACTGTTACAGATCCAGTTCTGTGTACAG aaaacaaaaatctctctcaatatacctcagaaacaaagatgtCTCCGTCAAGTTTATACTCGCAGCAAGTACTGTGCTCTGCAACACCTTTATCCAAGAATGTGCATGGTGTTTTCAGTGCCTTCTGCACAGGAGAGAACATCGAACAGAGTATTTCGTATCTTGATCAG GAACTGACTACCTTCGGTTTCCCTTCCTTGTATGAAGAATCCAAAAGTAAGGAGGCGAAGCGAGAGTTAAGTATAGTTGCTCTTCTGAACTGCATGAATGAGCTGCTTGTGCTTCAGCGGAAGAACCTCCTGGCCCAAGAAAGCGTGGAGACACAGAATCTGAAGCTGGGCAGTGACATGGACCACCTGCAGAGCTGCTACGCCAAACTTAAG GAACAGTTGGAGGCCTCCAGGCGAGAGATGATCAGCCttcaggagagagacagacagctacagtgcaaaAACAGGaatttgcatcagctcctgaaaAACGAGAAAGAAGAG GtacaaaaattacaaaatatcatAGCCAGTCGGGCTACTCAGTATAATCATGATGTGAAGAGAAAGGAGCGGGAGTACAATAAACTGAAGGAGCGTCTGCATCAGCTTGTTATGAACAAGAAGGATAAAAATATAG CCATGGACGTTTTAAATTACGTGGGCCGAGTGGATGGAAAGCGAGGCTCCTGGAGGACtgataaaacagaagccag GAATGAAGATGAAATGTACAAAATTCTGCTGAATGATTATGAGTACCGCCAGAAGCAGATCCTGCTGGAGAATGCGGAGCTGAAGAAGGTCCTCCAGCAGATGAAGAAAGAGAtgatctctctcctttctcctcaaaAGAAGAAACCCAGAGAAAGAGCAGAGGACAGCACAGGCACTGTT GTCATCTCCGATGTAGAAGACGACGCTGGGGAGCTGAGCAGAGATGGTGTGTGGAGCCTTTCCTGTGACACTGTCAGGGAGCAGCTTACAAACAGCATCAGGAAGCAGTGGAGAATTCTGAAAAGCCATGTGGAAAAACTTGATAACCAAG CTTCAAAGGTACACTCAGAGGGCTTTCATGAAGAGGACGTCATCTCACGACAAGACCATGAGCAAGAGACTGAGAAACTGGAGCTGGAGATTGAGCGGTGTAAAGAGATGATCAAGGCTCAGCAGCAGCTCTTACAG CAACAGCTGGCCACTGCGTGTGATGACGACACCACCTCACTGTTGCGAGACTGTTACTTGCTTGAAGAAAAGGAACGCCTTAAAGAAGAGTGGTCCCTTTTTAAAGAGcaaaaaaagaattttgagaGAGAAAGACGAAGCTTTACAGAAGCTGCTATTCGcttggggttggag AGAAAGGCGTTTGAGGAAGAGCGAGCCAGCTGGGTGAAGCAGCAGTTTTTAAACATGACGACCTTTGATCACCAGAACTCAGAAAATGTGAAACTTTTCAGTGCCTTTTCAGGAA GTTCTGATCCAGACAATCTTATAGTCCACCCACGGCCACGGCAAAAGAAGCCACACAGTGTCGCTAATGGGGTACCAGCTTGCACATCCAAACTGGCTAAGTCTCTTCCGACCTCACCTTCAGACTTCTGCCCGTCTCGCTCATGTGTGTCTGAGCACAG TCCCGTCAGTGCGCTGACTGTGACTCCTGAAGAAACCAAACCGAATGAGGTTGGAAGAGAAAGTACGGACCAGAAGTGGAGCGTGGTGTCCAGACCCAGCTCCCGGGAGGGTTGCTACGGTGGATGCTCCTCGGCCTACACAAGCTCCCACGTGGAACGAGATGACTTACCATAG
- the Ssx2ip gene encoding afadin- and alpha-actinin-binding protein isoform X2 translates to MSQTASDPKDVQHCRGDCSLLWPLEQLEASRREMISLQERDRQLQCKNRNLHQLLKNEKEEVQKLQNIIASRATQYNHDVKRKEREYNKLKERLHQLVMNKKDKNIAMDVLNYVGRVDGKRGSWRTDKTEARNEDEMYKILLNDYEYRQKQILLENAELKKVLQQMKKEMISLLSPQKKKPRERAEDSTGTVVISDVEDDAGELSRDGVWSLSCDTVREQLTNSIRKQWRILKSHVEKLDNQASKVHSEGFHEEDVISRQDHEQETEKLELEIERCKEMIKAQQQLLQQQLATACDDDTTSLLRDCYLLEEKERLKEEWSLFKEQKKNFERERRSFTEAAIRLGLERKAFEEERASWVKQQFLNMTTFDHQNSENVKLFSAFSGSSDPDNLIVHPRPRQKKPHSVANGVPACTSKLAKSLPTSPSDFCPSRSCVSEHSPVSALTVTPEETKPNEVGRESTDQKWSVVSRPSSREGCYGGCSSAYTSSHVERDDLP, encoded by the exons ATGAGCCAGACAGCGTCTGACCCTAAGGATGTCCAGCACTGCAGGGGAGACTGTAGTCTTCTGTGGCCACTG GAACAGTTGGAGGCCTCCAGGCGAGAGATGATCAGCCttcaggagagagacagacagctacagtgcaaaAACAGGaatttgcatcagctcctgaaaAACGAGAAAGAAGAG GtacaaaaattacaaaatatcatAGCCAGTCGGGCTACTCAGTATAATCATGATGTGAAGAGAAAGGAGCGGGAGTACAATAAACTGAAGGAGCGTCTGCATCAGCTTGTTATGAACAAGAAGGATAAAAATATAG CCATGGACGTTTTAAATTACGTGGGCCGAGTGGATGGAAAGCGAGGCTCCTGGAGGACtgataaaacagaagccag GAATGAAGATGAAATGTACAAAATTCTGCTGAATGATTATGAGTACCGCCAGAAGCAGATCCTGCTGGAGAATGCGGAGCTGAAGAAGGTCCTCCAGCAGATGAAGAAAGAGAtgatctctctcctttctcctcaaaAGAAGAAACCCAGAGAAAGAGCAGAGGACAGCACAGGCACTGTT GTCATCTCCGATGTAGAAGACGACGCTGGGGAGCTGAGCAGAGATGGTGTGTGGAGCCTTTCCTGTGACACTGTCAGGGAGCAGCTTACAAACAGCATCAGGAAGCAGTGGAGAATTCTGAAAAGCCATGTGGAAAAACTTGATAACCAAG CTTCAAAGGTACACTCAGAGGGCTTTCATGAAGAGGACGTCATCTCACGACAAGACCATGAGCAAGAGACTGAGAAACTGGAGCTGGAGATTGAGCGGTGTAAAGAGATGATCAAGGCTCAGCAGCAGCTCTTACAG CAACAGCTGGCCACTGCGTGTGATGACGACACCACCTCACTGTTGCGAGACTGTTACTTGCTTGAAGAAAAGGAACGCCTTAAAGAAGAGTGGTCCCTTTTTAAAGAGcaaaaaaagaattttgagaGAGAAAGACGAAGCTTTACAGAAGCTGCTATTCGcttggggttggag AGAAAGGCGTTTGAGGAAGAGCGAGCCAGCTGGGTGAAGCAGCAGTTTTTAAACATGACGACCTTTGATCACCAGAACTCAGAAAATGTGAAACTTTTCAGTGCCTTTTCAGGAA GTTCTGATCCAGACAATCTTATAGTCCACCCACGGCCACGGCAAAAGAAGCCACACAGTGTCGCTAATGGGGTACCAGCTTGCACATCCAAACTGGCTAAGTCTCTTCCGACCTCACCTTCAGACTTCTGCCCGTCTCGCTCATGTGTGTCTGAGCACAG TCCCGTCAGTGCGCTGACTGTGACTCCTGAAGAAACCAAACCGAATGAGGTTGGAAGAGAAAGTACGGACCAGAAGTGGAGCGTGGTGTCCAGACCCAGCTCCCGGGAGGGTTGCTACGGTGGATGCTCCTCGGCCTACACAAGCTCCCACGTGGAACGAGATGACTTACCATAG